From Camelus bactrianus isolate YW-2024 breed Bactrian camel chromosome 16, ASM4877302v1, whole genome shotgun sequence, the proteins below share one genomic window:
- the PROCA1 gene encoding protein PROCA1 isoform X5: MEVDNIIQDINRLPSWERGHLLAGVASSTDTSTFSSEGEFKDTDRCCWKHKKCTGHIIHPFTSDYGHYNLHLHSVSHCDCDSSHGEVFWQSGLSPVEARCPSASCSGPLGSHGVIGTRLSPLCGRLKDCSEKINSSSQDVGSACFNTIQSPCFELIPEEECVEQFCYGWCKSYRPISVAVIHHPIHHECGADDLNEEEEEEEEEEEESKPPIPTQVGPTTTPTDTGMGMVTGTLDSAAPITIWRSESPTGKSQGNKVIKKVKKKKEKEKDKEEEMDEKAKLKKKVKKSKLTKKKSLVKSESPPDLIRSLSPRELARMSESSPDSRPDLESEDSYNDPGREEPSSEDIVESSSPRKRENSNKAKKPGMKTSPAKKVNKRKSPPASNPNLS, encoded by the exons ATGGAAGTGGATAACATTATCCAAG ATATAAACAGGTTACCCAGCTGGGAGAGAGGACATCTGTTGGCTGGTGTGGCTTCGAGCACTGATACATCTACCTTCTCCTCTGAAG GTGAATTCAAGGACACTGACAGGTGCTGCTGGAAACATAAAAAGTGCACCGGGCACATCATCCATCCCTTCACCTCTGACTATGGCCACTACAACCTGCACCTGCACTCTGTCAGCCACTGCGACTGTGATTCTAG CCATGGGGAGGTCTTTTGGCAGTCTGGGCTGAGCCCTGTGGAAGCCCGTTGTCCCTCAGCTTCTTGCTCTGGGCCCCTGGGGAGTCATGGAGTCATAGGAACCAGGCTGAGTCCCCTGTGTGGCAGGCTGAAGGACTGCTCAGAGAAGATAAATAGCAGCTCCCAAGATGTGGGCTCAGCCTGTTTCAACACCATCCAGTCCCCTTGCTTTGAGCTCATCCCAGAGGAAGAGTGTGTGGAGCAGTTCTGTTATGGCTG gtgCAAAAGCTACAGGCCTATCTCCGTGGCAGTGATCCACCATCCCATCCACCATGAGTGTGGCGCAGATGACCTcaatgaagaagaggaagaggaggaggaggaggaggaagaaagcaagCCTCCCATCCCGACCCAGGTGGGGCCCACCACCACACCCACCGACACAGGCATGGGCATGGTCACTGGCACCCTTGACTCAGCAGCTCCCATCACCATCTGGCGTTCTGAAAGCCCCACAGGGAAGTCCCAGGGCAACAAGGTGATCAAGaaggtaaagaagaaaaaagaaaaagagaaagacaaggaggaggagatggacGAAAAGGCAAAGCTGAAGAAAAAAGTCAAGAAGAGCAAGTTAACTAAGAAGAAAAGCCTGGTTAAATCAGAATCACCTCCAGACTTGATACGATCGTTAAGTCCAAGAGAGCTGGCCAGGATGTCAGAGTCCAGCCCAGACAGCCGGCCAGACCTGGAAAGTGAGGACAGTTACAATGATCCTGGCCGGGAGGAACCCTCCAGCGAGGATATTGTGGAGTCATCATCGcccaggaagagagagaacagTAACAAGGCCAAGAAGCCTGGGATGAAGACCTCGCCGGCCAAGAAGGTCAACAAGAGGAAATCTCCCCCAGCATCAAACCCCAATCTCAGTTGA